A section of the Rhodobacteraceae bacterium M382 genome encodes:
- a CDS encoding MmcQ/YjbR family DNA-binding protein → MTRNEFNTFCAGLRVTTHVVQWGNADVWKVGGKVFAICGWHDGEAAFTFKVSDIAYEVLQDEPGIRPAPYLASRGMKWLQVYEERGMTDATLRDHIVMSYDMVVEKLTKKLRAELGL, encoded by the coding sequence ATGACACGGAATGAATTCAATACCTTCTGCGCTGGCCTGCGGGTGACCACCCATGTGGTGCAATGGGGCAATGCGGACGTATGGAAAGTCGGTGGCAAGGTGTTCGCCATTTGTGGCTGGCACGATGGTGAGGCCGCCTTTACATTCAAGGTTAGCGACATCGCCTATGAGGTGCTGCAAGACGAACCGGGCATCCGCCCCGCGCCCTATCTGGCCTCACGCGGGATGAAATGGCTGCAGGTCTACGAAGAACGCGGCATGACCGACGCCACCCTGCGCGATCATATCGTGATGTCCTATGACATGGTGGTGGAGAAATTGACGAAGAAGCTGCGGGCGGAGTTGGGTCTATAG